The proteins below are encoded in one region of Thermodesulfobacteriota bacterium:
- a CDS encoding histidine kinase dimerization/phosphoacceptor domain -containing protein produces the protein MGIRKAVDNTLRESGIPSVGSLPWGSHFCQFYRTKKDLVDVLVPFFIAGLENNESCVWVTPGILREEVAGKAMEMASRQFHASAATGQMEIVPLGRWMAQDGGSSGAILSRLDKAIADGFDGLRIACASIPGKAGKEGCACCTPGDLDAIRGNKVIAAFSCPKGSFDAPGIMEVVKTHRFALVWNAGKWDVIESSDARTVKDYLKRSEEKLKTLFQSMLEGFAYHRIVLGAGGRPADYIFLEVNDAFERLLGIKAEDIVGKRVTAAFPGIEKDPADWIGKYGAVALTGKPMQFESYSQPLGRWYTVSAFSDHRGFFATTFSDITERKLAEETSGRSLRRFEILADTAGELLRSREPRTAVESVCRKVMDHLECDVFFNFLADGKAGKLRLNACAGIPEEEAMRIEGAAPDDRTGLAISYGVKAYARYPLLGAGGKAFGTLSFGARGRETFGDEELSLMKAVTDHVAIAMTRIRNEEALMASLADKDLLMRELAHRTKNNMQVIGSLLTLQAAALPEKGFTAALSDTQDRIRAMALVHENLYRSGSVASLNIKDYVDDLVNSLLYAHRRLDASVRAVLDVDDLFLSIDEALPCGLIINELVSNSLKHAFPARGSGEISIMLRRAGDRVELRYRDDGPGLPRDLDLTRVKTLGLKLVYNLSVRQLRGTLDVRREPAEEIVIRFAGSNLTGRNRP, from the coding sequence ATGGGAATCCGGAAGGCAGTCGACAACACCCTGCGGGAATCGGGCATCCCTTCCGTCGGCAGTTTGCCCTGGGGCAGCCATTTCTGCCAGTTCTACCGGACGAAAAAAGACCTTGTGGACGTACTCGTCCCGTTTTTCATCGCGGGGCTCGAAAACAACGAGTCCTGCGTCTGGGTGACCCCCGGCATCCTCCGGGAGGAGGTCGCCGGAAAAGCGATGGAAATGGCATCCCGTCAGTTCCACGCCTCCGCCGCTACCGGGCAGATGGAGATCGTTCCCCTCGGACGGTGGATGGCACAGGACGGAGGATCCTCAGGGGCGATCCTTTCGCGGCTCGACAAGGCCATCGCCGACGGCTTCGACGGCCTCCGGATCGCCTGCGCCTCCATCCCGGGCAAGGCCGGCAAGGAAGGTTGCGCCTGCTGTACCCCGGGCGATCTCGACGCGATCCGCGGGAACAAGGTGATCGCGGCGTTTTCCTGTCCGAAGGGCTCGTTCGACGCGCCGGGAATCATGGAGGTGGTCAAGACCCACCGCTTCGCCCTGGTCTGGAACGCGGGCAAGTGGGATGTCATCGAGAGCTCGGATGCGCGTACCGTAAAGGACTACCTGAAGCGGAGCGAGGAGAAGCTCAAGACCCTTTTTCAGAGCATGCTGGAAGGATTCGCCTACCACCGGATCGTGCTGGGCGCCGGGGGAAGGCCCGCCGATTACATCTTCCTCGAGGTGAACGACGCCTTCGAACGGCTGCTCGGGATCAAGGCGGAGGACATCGTCGGCAAGCGGGTAACCGCCGCATTCCCGGGGATCGAGAAGGACCCGGCGGATTGGATCGGGAAATACGGTGCGGTCGCGTTGACCGGCAAGCCGATGCAGTTCGAGAGTTATTCGCAGCCCCTGGGCCGCTGGTACACGGTCTCCGCCTTCAGCGACCACCGGGGGTTCTTCGCCACCACGTTCAGCGACATCACCGAGCGCAAGCTGGCGGAAGAGACGTCGGGACGCAGCCTTCGGCGCTTCGAGATCCTGGCCGACACGGCGGGCGAACTGCTTCGGTCCCGTGAGCCGCGGACAGCCGTCGAGTCGGTCTGCAGGAAGGTGATGGACCACCTTGAATGCGATGTCTTTTTCAACTTCCTCGCGGACGGGAAGGCCGGGAAGCTGCGCCTGAACGCCTGCGCGGGCATCCCGGAAGAGGAAGCGATGCGCATCGAGGGGGCCGCCCCCGATGATCGCACCGGCCTCGCGATATCGTACGGCGTGAAGGCATACGCGCGGTACCCGCTCCTGGGCGCGGGCGGGAAGGCCTTCGGTACCCTCTCCTTCGGGGCCCGCGGGAGGGAAACGTTCGGCGACGAGGAGCTGTCGCTGATGAAGGCGGTGACGGACCATGTGGCGATCGCGATGACCCGCATCCGGAACGAGGAGGCGCTCATGGCTTCGCTGGCGGACAAGGATCTCCTCATGCGGGAACTCGCCCACCGGACGAAGAACAACATGCAGGTCATCGGCAGCCTTCTGACGCTGCAGGCCGCCGCGTTGCCGGAAAAGGGCTTCACGGCCGCCCTGTCGGACACCCAGGACCGGATCCGGGCGATGGCGCTCGTCCATGAAAATCTGTACCGCTCCGGAAGCGTGGCCTCCCTGAACATCAAGGATTACGTGGACGACCTGGTGAATTCCCTCCTGTACGCCCACCGGAGGCTCGATGCGTCCGTCCGCGCGGTCCTCGACGTCGACGATCTCTTCCTGTCCATCGACGAGGCCCTTCCCTGCGGCCTGATCATCAACGAGCTGGTCTCGAATTCGCTTAAGCACGCATTTCCGGCCCGGGGATCCGGGGAAATCTCCATTATGCTCCGGCGGGCCGGAGACCGGGTGGAGCTTCGGTACCGGGACGACGGCCCGGGGCTGCCCCGGGACCTTGACCTGACCCGGGTCAAGACGCTCGGATTGAAACTGGTTTACAATCTCTCCGTGCGACAGCTCCGGGGAACGCTGGACGTGCGCCGCGAGCCGGCGGAGGAAATCGTTATCCGGTTCGCCGGATCCAACCTGACGGGGAGAAACCGGCCATGA